The genomic stretch ACGAAGCCGTAATTTTAGTGCCTCAAGAAACAcacaccaaaaaataaaactcacCGGCATGTGTTGAGCCTCATCCTTGTTGAAATTCTGAAGGTTTGCTGCATTACCATCTGGCGGAGAACTAGATTCAACAGCTGGACCAACTGCTACTGCAGCTGCAGACTCACCGGGCACCCGCATGTGCCTCAACCGCTTCACTGCCCGATGCAACCGCTCCAGACGGAAGGTCTCACCATCAAAAAACAGAACCGCATCGTTATCCTTGTAATCCTCGCCAACTCCATCGAAGACCACCTTAGGCTTTCCGTGTTGGTTGTTCTGAAACTCCACAGAGACCCGGTTGTCCTTCTTCTTGCGAAGCAATCCAGGTTGGTTCTTATCAACAGAAGCCGGCTTAAATTCATCTGCACAGCACGTACTATACAAGTCAAACAACTAATAAAGCTAACAATAGTACTATTTGCACAGTCCACGCATCCAAACAACACTTGGGAGGTAGAGGATCTAACAACTTAAACGGCCTCCCAGTAACAGCTAGTTTTACTTTGAAAAGGAGGTACCATCACTAGAAAACCAGAAACCATACAAGGAAGGTCCTTTCCACCTCTATAGAGAAGAGAGCGGTAAACTTGTATTCTGCAACCGAGTTATCCATTGGGAAGTTCGGTTGGTTCCTCTCCCCCTCGACTCTCACATATACTAAGCATCTTGTCACTATTCCAACTATTTCCGCGTGCTACGCCACCAGAACAGACATACCTGGTAGCACAAATAGATCCTGCATTTGCTTTTCTTCCCAATAGAAACGCGAAAAGTTACAGAAAGGACGAGGAAAATTCGGAGAACTTGAAGCTACATACATCGTAAAGTGCAGAACTTGGAAGAGGGATGGTGGTGTCCGAAGGACGGACCAAGGCTGATGTTGTACCATCTATCCGGCACGGGAGCGATGCTCGGCTCGTCCTCTTTGCTCATGCTGGCGATGTTCTTCGCCACCTTCGCATCACGGAATCGAAAGCCCCAAATTCTAGGGTTCTTGTTGGGCGCTGGAAGTTAGGTCAAAGCAACATTGAATTGAATTTTCGGAGGAAAGGGTCGCAGGGGCATTGTCGTCCTTCCGGTCGCCACTCACTTGACGGTAAGTAACGGTAAAAACTAATAACCGCCTGGGGCTTGACTGGGCCGTAGGAAATAGACGGCGAGGCCCACTCTAGAAGGAGCTTAGTAAATCGTGATTAGCCTTCGATTACCTCAAATGTTCCCTTAATCATGTATTAACATCGTCAGCTAAACGGTCAACATCAGACCTGCTCCATACTATGGACCCAGTAGTAATCTGAGCCGAGCCTTCTCTGTCGAGGGACGAAAGAAGATGGCTCTCACTTTCTCCCGTTCACTCAGCCACTCGCCATCACTGCCGCAGTTACAGAGCTCGGCATCATCGATTCCGCTTCGCAGACCGCTCAAAACGCGGACCAGTGCCGCCTCCACAAGACTCTTCGCCGTCCGATGTTGCTCTATTTCAGGTCCCGGCAAGAACGACCTCAGGACGTGCAGGAATTGCAAGACCCAGTTCGACCCTTCCCTCAACCACCCTCGTGCTTGTCGCTTTCACACCGCCCACTTCGGAGGTCGATTGCTTGCTCTCCCATGTCTCCCgctctttttcttgtttcggTAGACTCTGAGACTTCGTTATTGTCCTTATCCAACTTCCAAGATATTTGGTCGGaagattttggtaattttcggGAAAATGGACGAGCTGGCGATTTTGATTCTTTGGCGGAGTTTGGGAATTATGGTGGCGAAATGCTCGAGTCAAGGATTTAGCTGTAGCTGGCGGTGTGGTGGTACAAATGGCCCAAATCCACTTAATTTATTCACCCCTTCCCCAAACCCTTCTTTTTGGGCATGATTTGGGTGAGTGTGCTTGTGCAAGGCCAGAGGTTGATTCAAGAACTTTATGCTGCTAGAAGGCGCATCCAATTAGATAATATGTATTAGCCGATCCTTTAGAATCAGCTGAACTCTAGAAATGATTTGATGGCGAATTGCAATTACATGGATAGGATGAACAAAATCGAAAAACCCTGCTGCGGAACTACCGAGCAGGCAAGATCGGTCGTCAATCAAGTGAGGTTACAGGACTTGAAAATGATTCTGATGCCATGATACCCAGCTGTTTGTTCCAATttgtagaaaattcataaatgtTCATCAAGCATATTGCTTGATAGATCACTGATGGTCCATCTCACTTGGGTCGAGGTACTTTCACACTTCGGTGCACTTATACATTTTGGATTAAGAGCTTCTGATTTCTAGTACCTTAAATGCTCGATCAGCCTCCAGGATGAAAGCACGCTGCCTGGGCTTTTCTCAAATAGACAGTGCAAACTGTAAATTATATCCGAAGTGCAATGTCTCAATTTTCTGCAAACAGTGAATGAGAAAACGGAACCTTttttaacataaattattaaaaatgaactTCCTGTATTTCATTTTGCTTTAGAAGGTCTACAATGTTGAAATTTTAAGCATCTTTCGTATCTGATCCTGCTTTATCGGTTGTTCTCTTTTAACAAGCTTTCTAAGCATGACCAATGAAACACTTCAAGTATAAGCATTGTAGGCTTTTGCATACATATCAGTCTGGTAATTGGTGGAAGTGGTGGTCAACTCTACCAAGATTTCCTTACTAGCAGAAAGTTCAGTAGAACTTGTATTATATACTCGAGTACTATCAACTGAAGCACAATAGTTCATCTTTGTGCCACTGTTGCTATACATGCTTAAAATTGATAGTTACCATAATCTTGAATGGAATCTATAAAATTTCCAAAGTATCATGTATTACTGGAAATACGCCCATCGGAGTGCGGTGAAGCCCATGATCTTGTTACTCAAATTGGATGATTATCAGCCGAGATTACATAAACCATGCATTGTGCTAAACAGTTGCTTGATGATCTCAGTTAATGACATGTATGAAACCAGCCTATCGTTCTAGATTTCAGCTCATGCCCAACTTTAAAAGTCTGGTTATGGAAAATAAGACGTGTATTCCTTATAATCGCCAATACACTGTTTTTGAACGATTTGAGCCAGTTTGTCTGTTTATGTTGTCATTTGTCTCATGTGCATTTTCATGTGAGGGGTGATCCAACGTGTAATATTTTGTGCTGTTCATTTCTTCAGGGGAAACAAGGAGGAAGTTTGAGAGTGTGTACAGTGGAGGCACCATGGATACTCCAAACTCAGGCAAAGTTTTTCAATATTGGCACTGCTGTGGATCCGAAGATCCCTTTGACCCTGGGTGCACCGCTGCTCCTCATGCCTCATATGATGACTAGTAcagctctttcttttcttttgttcaatCGATTGTTCAATTGATTCTTGTTGGATATGTGCATAaagccaaatccttttgatggtaaaattattTGCCTGTCTTGGTTTGGCTGTAACTCTAATACTGATCGATGTCAGAACGATTAATTCTTTGGTTCTCTCGGGACCCCTCCCTCAATCATTCGTTCTTGAGGAAATTGCGTCATATTTTGTTTAGTGAGAGAATAGTCATTCAGCTCAAGCTGCCTTCTTGATGCACATTCTGCGGCAAAACAGGCATATATTCATTACTGATTCATGTCAAttgccttttccttctttgcGCCTTCTTTGTATTTTATCTCATCAGTAGAAATTAGTCTTTTGGTCCGTAACCACCATAAGTTCTACTGTAGACAGAATTCGACTGCAGACGAGATGTATATGAAGGAACTCATTTTATTGTCCTCTTTCACAACTCAATGAAATCCTGTTTAGCAACTGTAGGCACCCTAATAAAGTTAACTTTGATGCTAGTTAAACATGTGGGTGTCAACAGCGAAAGAGTAAACAGTATGTTGGCCAACGCATGTGATCTGAATACGGTCAataaccaaaacaaaaacattgTCCGTGGAAGCCAATAGTATTAAGTAGACAAGGTGGGAATTGTTTTTTGTCTTTCGACTAATAGCCTAGCCGTAGCCACGTTAGTCAATTCATGCCGGTTGAGTCGTAGAAACGTTGGCATTGACAAGGTGAAGTTTGAATGGAATCTGGAATCAAATCAACTGCAAGTATCGGGAACAATTATTGCAGTTTAATCTTTCAGAAGGTGATTTGTGCTGTCGTCGGTGCACTCATTCCATCATTTTTAAAATCTAATCAAATTCTTGTTCCTATTCCGACACACAATCGTTCGTCAATACGAAGTACGAGGACTACAATGTTTGGCCACGATTGTTGATCAGTCGAATTGCGATAATTTTCACAGCATAGGTTGTGCGACCCCCATCTAGTCTGCGACATAGCGAAACAGTAACTCACTGAAATACTGAATTGAAGTACTCAATAATGCTGAGCTAATTCGGCATTTAATAAGAAGATAGAACTAAATATCAGTCCAATAATGTCATAATATGTTGATTACATATCCTGCAGAAAACATGTTACCATTGTGAAAGAGCCGAATGATTCCAATGAACTAACTACTCACCCCACTCAGTACATGCATTTCAACCACTAAACTTAAGGAATTAGGCATTCCATTCATTGCAGTCTCACTTATTCAACAATTGAGATGCACTTAGAACTGGAATGATCTCGTCTTAACGTGCGTATTCAATAGAGAGAGCCTACATCACAAATGGTTAAGATCATTCAATAATTTAAAACGGATCGAAAACGTACTTTAGTGCATTACTTGAAATAGGAAAACGAGCACAGTAACAAGAATGATAAATGGGAGAAAATCGAAAACAAGTGGCGGGATTTGAATTCTTGACCCGCGCTTTGTTATCACGTTAAAtataccttctttttttttggtaaagctTAAGTCGCTAGGAAACTGTTGACTTTGAACTTACTATATGTTTTGCTTGACGTTATTGTTGATGCCTTAAAATTATCTCCGTTGGAATCTGcagttttaatttgttttgtgTATAGTCAACTCTACGGCTTAAGTGGGGGAGTTACTAACTAAGGAGATGGCCCAATCATTAATTCAATTAAATACTGAAATCGCCGACCATTGCCGTCATTCAGATTCCCAGAGCACCGTTCCCTTACATCTTATTGACAagtggacggccgagattaaacaGTTTCAGATCAGCATTTGTTTTAGCTCCAGCGCAACGCGGAAACGACACGTGTCCTTAACCGAAGCTTGGTCCCCAACTTCCTAGTCCGGCGTCTCAGTCTCAGGAAAATCCGTTTATTTTAATCATCACAGACTATAAATACAGAACCAATCCTCTGTTTCTTCCATCAACACGTTCTCACAAAACTAAACTCGACTCTACGCAAGATCTCTCAATGGAATCGACTTCACTCTGTTCTTCTTCACCATTCCTCCCCTTGAATTTCACTACCCGCCAATCCCACCGCCCGAGATTTAGTCCATTCGCGTCCCGAGGAAGGAAGCACGACGCCGTGGTTTTGGCTGCGAGACGCGACAGCAATGAGGGGGGTTGCAGCGGGCGGCTCGCCGACGAGGGCATGATAATCCTGAGGAAGCGGATTCACGAGATGAAGATGATTGAGCGCAATTACGAGCCCCCCAAGGATTGGATGGAGTGGGAGAAGAAATACTACACTTGCTACGACGAGTACGTGTGCAAGTTCGTCGGCGTGTTGCAGTCTCGATTGATGAGCACTAGGCCGAGCGTGGCTGTCGGGATGCTAGCTTTCATGATGATGAGCATCCCGGTTTCGACAGCGGTGATCTTATCGAGAGCAGTCGAAGTGGCCATCAGGGCTTGGTCGGCCGTTAGTTTGAATTGAAATGTACATAGAACAGATTAGATGCCAAGTGAAGCGATAGTGACAACTTTTTTGCCTTCCCACGCTTTGGTCTTGGGGCAGAACTTCCTTTTCTGCTTGTATTTGGATCAAGTGAGGAACTTCTTTTGATTTACTGTACGAATCTTGATGCACCAAATCTAAGATTGATTATATTTCATTAGTATGAAACGTGTAGATTATTCTGGTCGAACGAGGATAGAGCATGTGTGCTCTGTCTGAAAATTAACAAGAATGTGATTCTTAATTGGCCTCCGGCATCAACCACGCTTGCTGCTCCTGAGTCCTGATACGCCTCCATTGAGCCCGTCTCCGACTTGTATTGTATCTGATCACAAGCGCTACAGGAGGATGAAAGTCTCGGCCTTCCGATTATACGAAGGGTCTGCAAAGACGGACGATTCTTTGACCTTCTTCCGGAAGTGTTCGAACACGGGGTCAACCATTTCTCCCCCGAAATGCGCCTTTATGAGCCCCTCCCAGCCGGCTCTGAAGTGCATCATGGTCACATCGGCCATCACTTCAGATGCCTCCGGATGCGGCAGACGAACCAACGGACCCATCCTCTCCATGTTGAATTGCCCATTTCGCTTCACCAGGGCCTCCATCTCCGCCAAAGTCGGATGGTAAAGGGGCAAGTTGAATGAGTGGATTTTCTCTTCACAGGGCAGTCCCTTCAGGATTAAAACACCAAATCAAGGATGAAATTGACCATTTGACAGTTTCTTGTACATTTGATCGCATATTTCTCTCTTCTAACTGTAAACATCACCATgcaatttgaactttttataaCCTTAGAAGCTCTCACGTTTTGGACCAGGATACTTGTTGAATATAAGCATACTCAAATCAGACGAGAATGCAAACAGGGCAAGCGTGACCCGAATTAATTcacgcaaaaaaaattacagcttTGTGTAGCGAAATGACCATCTTTGTGAACTTCATCTAGACAAACCCCAAATAATGTTGTGGACGCATGAGAAGTAAATCTCGGCGTTGCAAAGACTTACAGAGCTCACGAGATCCATGAGAGCAGATTCCATAAGCTACATGAGCGCATCAATAGTGCATTTGGAACAAGTCGGTGTGGTTGGAATGAGAATGGCCATTAGTCCTCCAGAGACCAGCTCTGCTGCTCTTGCATTCAAGAAAATCTCCATGTCATTCACGAATTGCTCGTGGTAAGCCTCCACGACCTCTTGTGGCGGCGTTTGCTGTGTGAATCCTCCCCTTGTTCCAAGTTGAAGACCCTGCTTCTGTTACTTGCAGCGGCACTCTCGATAGGAGTGCATAAGATGAATTGATGAATTGAAGAGAAGCCCTTGGGAATAATCGACCGTGGAAAGAGCCCGGCACAGCGGAATCATGGTAAGCTTTTTCCATGGGGAGGGACTTGAATAGCTTGTTGAAATCGTTGGTGACTTGGTCATTAAGGAAAGCTTGGAACTCGAGGttcttcaaatcaaatcaagaccCTGAGATTGGCACTTGTGCTTGATACATTCTATAACTCTTTCCACGACAAAGTACGTGTTTGGACCGACGGAACATCCTAAGTCTGCTATCCTGAATATCGATGAAGTTGAGATTAACGCCCCCACATCAAGCTTCTCTGTGATCATCTCGTCAATCATTTTCAAGGCAACATCTATGCCTCTTCTCTGCAAACAATACATACAACTTAGACTGATTATGAAGGAAACAGAACATAGAGGTTAGACTAACTACGTTGAACTTACCTGCAAGAAAGAACTGTGGGAGTAACTGTAGATGCCGCCACCATTCATGGGGAAGGACTCAACACTGGCCATCTCCCTTTTCCCGTGGAGGTGTCTCTGCGCAAATTGGCTCGATTTCAAAAGCACCGAAAATAATTCATCTGGAGTTTGTATAAATGGGATGAGATCGTCAGGTCAGTCGGACCGCACATGTCCAATTTGAGCAGACCGCCGACAGTAGGCCCTAGAGAGAAAGATGGAACCACAGGGAAGATCAAGTGCAAAAGCACCAAACCCTCGATGAAGTGAAGGTCTCTCATGGCCGCGAAAGTTAGAGTGAGTCCAAACGGAAGGCTCCAAAATAATCAATAAGTGCGAAAGTAAAACAATGTCATGTTTTGTCTGCATGATTTCAGGAAGCATCCCAAAAGGTACCAGCTTTACTTAAGTTGTGGCTCCTGGTCCTTAGTTTCTGTCTGCTTGGCTCAAGAGCATCAATGAGACTTCGCAGTGCAGTGATACACGACGTCCATTATGTTCCTATTACGAAAGACATAGGATACTGAACTGATTGTTGATCGCATATGGCATTGAAACGGATACCAAAGAGACTGTTCATTTCTGGTAGTGCGATCTGAGCGATGTTTCGAGCTAGCTTTCCTTCGATGAGACAATTTTTACCTCTCTCGACCGGCCAAAAGCATGCTATCGGCACCTGGACTGGACTATGGGATTCATGAGGATTAACTTCCTAGGACTTGATCACGAGAGCTCGCCTCGAACGGTAATTGAACCAATTGAGTGTACGTGGGGTTCGTATGTTGTTTTGCTGAACATTAATTCGATAACCTAGTGTTTGTAGCATTGATATACAACCGTCTTCCCATCGTTGTCGGACTCCTGAATGAACGACTCCCATTTGGGTTTGTTCTGGTTAGAACTCTCGACTCTCAACACCTACTGAAAGCCAAGAGAAAACCAGAAAGATCAATAGGTGATAGCGACTCATATCTAAGGCCCTTAAACGTCTAATATCTCATGGGTTCATTGGCACATATATATCTGGCCGGATCGCATTTACGCAGTGCAACGAATCGTATGATGTCTCCTTCAAGTAATCCTATTATTGGTAAAAAGCCATCCTCTAGCTGCAACTCCGATCTTCATTTATTGCGAAAGAGGCCCTTGATGGGTGAGAGAGTGTGTGCGCGCGCGTCTCTGAATTCACATATTCTTTGTCGACCTTCCATGTTCCTGAAAAGCTTGTGTGTTTTCCTTCTCAAGACATCTTTTGCGCACCAGGTGATATAGCCATTGGCAAGGGGGAGTTAGACGCAACCATTCCCAAACAGtcaatttcttggtttgctAGGCCATCATCGACCTGCTGCAGATTGGCATCGAGAGTTCTCTTGGGCTCTTCAGGATACGGAGGGCTCTCGCATCAAAGTTAAATTGATGAACTTAGCATGGAATGCTTCCCGAGAAAGCATGTTGGTCTAGCAGAAACAATTAGTGGGCTTGTCCATGATAAGATTTCTCCTCATCCTAGACTAGCTGGGGCTGAAATTTCGATTTGCTGTTGAAGTTGCATTGGAAACTTGGCTTCAGAATGGGAAAAGAACTCACCCAGATGATGTGACAACTTCGTGTGGGAACCGGAGAATCGATGCTGAGTCATATTACTTGAAACTCTCGGCCTAGGAGCATATCTGAGAAGTTGAACACGTTTACCGCTGCGTACTCTTCCAGTGAAGCTCTTTAGAAGTTGAACTTGGCATTCGATGGGTTGAATATCGAAGGTGCTCAGGGAATGCTTGCGGGGATAGCTCAGTGTTACTGGTATTGTTAACGTCGGTAATCTTGCTCAAtccggaaaaaataaaaaaataaaagagatgcTCGAATTGGTATGACCTTATTATATGCCGAATAGTATCGAAAATGAGCATATCAAAACTCACAACGAAGCACGAGTTGGTTGCCGATTGAGCTACCCGAGAGCTCGGGTCGCTAAGAGCTAGCAAGTTGTCTGCAGTTGCACCTCCTAACAAGAATGTCGAAACAACACCCGATTCTACACAGCTACTGATCTACTTTCTTGAGGACAAATACCCAGAGACATTGTTCACATATAATAAGCTCATCGATCCGAGTAGTTAGATGGGGATACGATTCTATCGCAGCTTCGAAACTGGATTTCGACAGACCTCCTTCCACAGTTGTACTTTGAAGGAGTACGAAAAAACGAACAGATCACCTGATGGAATAACTTCTGGTTGTGGGGTGGTTGCTGGCTTCTGAACTATTCATTAAGCTTTGACTCTTACTGTAGACAACTTAGAATAATGAACAGATAATGTAGGTAATGAGATGAAGGAGAATGAGGTGTGAAATCATGATAGGTTGACAGAGGAAAAGCATTGAATGATGAGCTGCATTTCAGCGTGGCAAAGTAACCGACACCGTCACCCAGCTCACACCCTTTTCGAAGTTAACATTATAATAAgtaaaaacaataaataaaagattGCTACACTAATAATTTAATATGTCTTCAAGTAAAAGCTGACCACGAACGGGAGATCAACTTATTAACCTCGCATTGCAGGGCACGCATTGCGCTGCTGCAAGAGACGAGATTCAGCAGTTCTTTGGGGGTTGGTATTGAAAGCAACCACCGATGAGGTTCACACCATTTCCGTTTGCCTTGTTTCTAGGAGATGGAAAGTCAACATTTAGGCGGCGAaaagaggatgatgaagagATTTTCCGCTGCTGTCGAGTAGCTCGGAAGGATGCAGCGAAAGGCTTGGTCCGGATCGGTCGTCTATGTTCGGCCAAAATGAGTTCACATCTATGTTGGGACGGAGCATGTATTGACAGTAATCATAACTCTTTAAGAGTTCATTCCATGTACCTTAATGAAGTCTAAAAGCCATACGCATCAGCTGTAATTAAGCTCTGAGGAAGCAAAATCGACTAGCTCATGAAAAAATGGAAACGACATCGTAACCGACGAGTATTGCGTTCGGGAACCATAGTTTCGGCAAAATCTCAGTTTGGCTCACATCTACCACGGGGAAGGATGAGGCGTCTAGAAAGAGTTGAAGACAGTTTCCAAGAAAGGAGGGGTTCTAGTTTTTGCTTGTTTCTTGCTTAGAGAGACGGAGAAGAAGTTCTCCCCAGACATGCACCATCCGCAAGTCAAATCTCAGCTCTCACAAAACTCAAGAACTGTATGAGGAAGTAGAAATGCGGCAAGGTACTTTGCAACCTTTTTACGCACTGAAAAATCACCCGACGGAGAGAAATTACTCGTTGTATCCTCATAAAAGTACTGTAAAAAATTCGtgaatcaaataagaaacgAGCTTGAAAGTTTGAGTAAGTACTTCAAACTATAAAGTACAGATGGACTTATCGATGTGATCAATCACATACCGGGCTCCAACACCATCCACGCAACCTCATCTTTTGAACGATCAGGTAGCTTTCCCTTAAATTTATGTGATTGTTGTCAGCTTACCAAAACTTCTAATATCTTCATGTTCGAACGATCTAATTACCATTTACTAGTTATTTAACAAGTGCCCCATTGTCACTTATTTATGAAGCATGCTTAACGAGTGTTTTTGTTGTACAGTTTCCAACACACTGACTGCCCTTATGACATGCATAATCATTGCTTTGTAAAATGAACATATATGACGACCCTTAACAGAATTTCTCGATTTACTTGAAGGGTTCGCTATATTACTCGCGAGTTTAAGCCCCGGCCGATGATTTGCCGATAGACCTGAGAACATACAGAAACTACAAAACGGCAATATCATCTCAATTTAAATAAGGCTTCACGTGATTAAAAACTATGGCCGGACTAGTATGACATGTTTGCCAACGATTCCGATTCTACGATCTTGTTTCTTAAAACAGAAAAAGAccggcaaaagtacacttttagtgccaaaagttacgTACAGAGATCGCTTTGCTACCCAAAGTTTCAATCCGATTGCTTTAGTGTCAAATCGagagaaaaagaatcactttggCGCCTCCGACCAAAAATTTCGGCCAAATTGTCatgtggtatttttaattaatttttaaattttaattgacatctttttttaaaaatgaaggtCATGTTG from Rhodamnia argentea isolate NSW1041297 chromosome 2, ASM2092103v1, whole genome shotgun sequence encodes the following:
- the LOC115737166 gene encoding uncharacterized protein LOC115737166, with product MALTFSRSLSHSPSLPQLQSSASSIPLRRPLKTRTSAASTRLFAVRCCSISGPGKNDLRTCRNCKTQFDPSLNHPRACRFHTAHFGGETRRKFESVYSGGTMDTPNSGKVFQYWHCCGSEDPFDPGCTAAPHASYDD
- the LOC115736099 gene encoding uncharacterized protein LOC115736099 — its product is MESTSLCSSSPFLPLNFTTRQSHRPRFSPFASRGRKHDAVVLAARRDSNEGGCSGRLADEGMIILRKRIHEMKMIERNYEPPKDWMEWEKKYYTCYDEYVCKFVGVLQSRLMSTRPSVAVGMLAFMMMSIPVSTAVILSRAVEVAIRAWSAVSLN
- the LOC115736108 gene encoding loganic acid O-methyltransferase-like, which gives rise to MASVESFPMNGGGIYSYSHSSFLQRRGIDVALKMIDEMITEKLDVGALISTSSIFRIADLGCSVGPNTYFVVERGLPCEEKIHSFNLPLYHPTLAEMEALVKRNGQFNMERMGPLVRLPHPEASEVMADVTMMHFRAGWEGLIKAHFGGEMVDPVFEHFRKKVKESSVFADPSYNRKAETFILL